Proteins encoded together in one Bacteroides zoogleoformans window:
- a CDS encoding TrpB-like pyridoxal phosphate-dependent enzyme — protein sequence MSNKTKRFILPEEEIPHYWYNIQADMVNKPLPPLHPGTKQPLKAEDMYPIFAEELCRQELNQTDAWIEIPEEVREMYKYYRSTPLVRAYGLEKALGTPAHIYFKNESVSPMGSHKLNSAIPQAYYCKKEGVTNVTTETGAGQWGASLAYAARLFDLEAAVYQVKISYEQKPYRRSIMQTFGAQVTPSPSMSTRAGKNILTAHPNHQGSLGTAISEAIELAQTTPNCKYTLGSVLSHVTLHQTIIGQEAEKQMAMAGEYPDMVIACFGGGSNFGGIAFPFLRHNILDGKKTRFIAAEPASCPKLTRGKFQYDFGDEAGYTPLLPMFTLGHNFTPANIHAGGLRYHGAGVIVSQLLKDGYMEAVDIKQLESFEAGCLFAQAEGIIPAPESCHAIAATIREANICKETGEEKVILFNLSGHGLIDMASYDKYLSGDLVNYDLTDADIQKNLDELK from the coding sequence ATGAGCAACAAAACAAAAAGATTTATCCTGCCTGAAGAGGAGATTCCGCATTATTGGTATAACATACAGGCTGATATGGTGAATAAGCCCCTGCCTCCTCTTCATCCCGGAACAAAACAACCGCTAAAAGCAGAAGACATGTATCCCATTTTTGCCGAGGAGCTCTGCCGGCAAGAACTTAACCAGACGGACGCATGGATTGAAATTCCTGAAGAGGTACGCGAGATGTACAAATACTATCGGAGCACTCCGCTGGTACGTGCTTACGGACTGGAGAAAGCGCTTGGCACACCGGCACATATTTATTTTAAGAACGAAAGTGTCAGTCCGATGGGCTCTCATAAGCTGAATTCGGCCATTCCGCAAGCATACTATTGCAAGAAAGAAGGAGTCACCAATGTCACTACCGAGACCGGTGCAGGTCAGTGGGGAGCCTCTTTGGCATACGCGGCCCGTCTCTTCGATTTGGAGGCTGCCGTCTATCAGGTGAAAATCAGCTATGAGCAGAAGCCATATAGGCGCAGCATCATGCAGACATTCGGCGCACAAGTAACCCCGTCACCATCTATGTCAACCCGCGCCGGAAAAAATATCCTGACGGCTCACCCCAATCATCAAGGCTCATTGGGAACAGCCATTTCCGAAGCCATCGAGTTGGCGCAAACCACTCCCAACTGCAAATATACTCTTGGATCTGTGTTGAGCCACGTAACGCTCCATCAGACCATCATCGGCCAGGAAGCTGAAAAGCAGATGGCTATGGCGGGTGAGTATCCGGATATGGTGATAGCTTGTTTCGGTGGAGGTTCCAATTTCGGCGGTATCGCTTTCCCATTTTTGCGTCACAACATTCTTGATGGAAAGAAAACACGTTTCATCGCCGCCGAACCGGCTTCTTGCCCGAAGCTTACACGTGGCAAGTTTCAATACGACTTCGGTGATGAAGCCGGATATACCCCTTTGCTACCTATGTTTACGCTGGGGCATAATTTTACTCCTGCCAATATTCATGCCGGAGGCTTGCGTTATCACGGTGCTGGTGTCATTGTTTCGCAATTGTTGAAAGATGGCTACATGGAAGCTGTTGACATCAAGCAACTCGAATCATTCGAAGCCGGTTGCCTTTTTGCACAGGCAGAAGGTATCATTCCTGCTCCCGAATCGTGCCATGCCATTGCCGCCACCATTCGCGAGGCCAATATATGTAAAGAAACGGGTGAGGAAAAGGTGATTCTGTTTAATCTTTCCGGACACGGACTTATAGACATGGCTTCTTATGATAAATACTTATCCGGGGATTTGGTGAACTACGATCTTACAGATGCTGACATCCAAAAGAATCTGGATGAACTGAAATAA
- a CDS encoding dicarboxylate/amino acid:cation symporter, with translation MKSHHKFLLNKKFRIQRFPLLLRVVVAIILGLILGRLLPEPVGRVFITFNSLFGEFLSFSIPLIILGLVAPAIAHLGRGAGKLLVLTAAIAYISTVFSGYFTYLPCMELFPDIISREAMPDGISKETAMGLLPYFQVQMPPALQVMTALVLAFTLGLGMALLKTRYLQNVFDDFRNIISIVIEKVIIPLLPFYIFGIFLNMVRNGEAFAVLAQFSKVIVVIFTLHILLLLIQFTIAGVIGRKNPLKLLRTMLPAYATALGTSSSAATIPVTLKQTIKNGVQENIAGFTVPLCATIHMAGSTMKITACALAIMYMNNMSIEFGTISRFIFMLGITMVAAPGVPGGSIMAALGLLSSILGFNEQLQALMIALYIAMDSFGTACNVTGDGAISVIVDKIAGKEGRCCQNRE, from the coding sequence ATGAAAAGCCATCATAAATTCCTATTGAATAAGAAATTTCGGATTCAAAGATTTCCATTGCTCCTGCGAGTGGTTGTAGCCATTATATTGGGACTTATTTTGGGGCGGTTGCTGCCCGAACCGGTGGGGCGTGTGTTCATTACATTCAATTCTTTATTCGGAGAATTCCTTTCTTTCTCCATTCCGCTGATAATCTTGGGCCTTGTGGCTCCTGCCATAGCTCATTTGGGACGAGGTGCAGGCAAATTGCTGGTACTTACGGCCGCCATAGCCTATATTTCTACGGTATTCTCGGGCTATTTTACCTATTTGCCTTGCATGGAACTCTTTCCTGACATCATTTCTCGCGAAGCAATGCCGGATGGTATCAGCAAAGAAACCGCCATGGGATTGCTGCCTTATTTTCAGGTACAGATGCCTCCTGCTTTACAAGTGATGACAGCTCTGGTACTTGCTTTCACATTGGGGCTGGGCATGGCTTTACTGAAAACAAGGTATTTGCAAAATGTATTTGACGACTTCAGAAACATCATCTCGATTGTTATTGAGAAGGTTATCATTCCTTTGCTTCCATTCTATATTTTCGGTATTTTTCTAAATATGGTCCGCAATGGAGAGGCATTTGCTGTATTGGCACAATTCTCTAAGGTGATTGTCGTAATATTTACGCTTCACATTCTGCTTCTTCTCATTCAGTTCACGATAGCCGGTGTAATAGGGCGTAAGAATCCTTTGAAACTTTTGCGCACCATGTTGCCCGCTTATGCCACGGCCCTGGGAACCTCATCTTCGGCCGCCACCATTCCCGTAACATTGAAGCAGACTATCAAAAACGGAGTGCAGGAAAACATTGCGGGCTTTACGGTGCCTCTCTGTGCTACGATTCACATGGCCGGAAGCACCATGAAAATTACAGCCTGTGCACTGGCCATTATGTATATGAACAATATGTCTATTGAATTCGGCACGATCAGCCGATTCATCTTCATGCTGGGTATTACGATGGTAGCCGCTCCCGGCGTGCCCGGTGGGAGCATCATGGCAGCCTTGGGGTTGTTAAGCAGTATCTTGGGTTTCAACGAACAGTTACAGGCACTAATGATTGCCCTCTACATAGCCATGGATAGTTTTGGCACGGCTTGCAACGTAACGGGCGACGGAGCCATTTCGGTGATAGTGGACAAAATAGCAGGAAAGGAAGGTAGATGTTGTCAAAATAGAGAATAA
- a CDS encoding DUF4738 domain-containing protein — MKNIVYALACASVLSLAACSSQNKHKKENVQTLQQDSIEVFAPQRMQVSDIKTAFTYKGKEYQSSVLRHPDETLPIVKNEQGEKFVDNRITLRISCEGKLLVDKVFTKESFASLIDAEFIRNSILEGLVYDRTTPEGMIYAASVCYPQSDLYIPIRLLITTGGKISMTKEELMEDYQADSIN, encoded by the coding sequence ATGAAGAATATAGTTTATGCATTGGCATGTGCATCAGTACTTTCACTTGCCGCATGTTCGTCGCAAAATAAGCACAAGAAAGAAAACGTGCAAACGTTGCAACAAGACAGCATAGAAGTATTTGCACCGCAACGTATGCAAGTTTCTGATATAAAAACAGCTTTCACATATAAAGGAAAAGAGTATCAATCTTCTGTGCTTCGCCACCCTGACGAGACACTGCCTATTGTGAAAAACGAACAGGGAGAGAAGTTTGTGGACAATCGTATAACGTTGCGCATCAGTTGTGAAGGTAAACTGTTGGTGGACAAAGTATTCACAAAAGAAAGCTTTGCATCACTGATTGATGCAGAGTTCATCAGAAACTCCATTCTCGAAGGATTGGTCTATGATAGAACTACCCCGGAAGGAATGATATATGCAGCCAGTGTCTGTTATCCGCAATCGGATTTGTATATACCCATCCGGCTGCTTATTACAACCGGCGGAAAGATATCCATGACCAAAGAAGAACTGATGGAGGATTATCAAGCGGACAGCATCAATTGA
- the clpB gene encoding ATP-dependent chaperone ClpB, which produces MNFNNFTIKAQEAMQEAVNLVQNRKQQAIEPVHLLQSVMKVGENVTNFIFQKLGLNGQQIALVADKQIDSLPKVSGGEPYLSREANEVLQKAVQYSKEMGDEFVSLEPVLLALLNVKSTASAILKDAGMTEKELRAAINELRKGEKVTSPSSEETYQSLEKYALNLNEAARSGKLDPVIGRDEEIRRVLQILSRRTKNNPILIGEPGTGKTAIVEGLAHRILRGDVPENLKNKQVYSLDMGALVAGAKYKGEFEERLKAVVNEVKKSEGNIILFIDEIHTLVGAGKSEGAMDAANILKPALARGELRSIGATTLDEYQKYFEKDKALERRFQIVMVNEPDTLSTISILRGLKERYENHHHVRIKDDAIIAAVELSNRYITDRFLPDKAIDLMDEAAAKLRMEVDSVPEELDEITRKIKQLEIEREAIKRENDKPKLEQIGKELAELKEQENSYKAKWQNEKTLVNKIQQNKVEIENLKFEADKAEREGDYGKVAEIRYGKLQSLNKEIEETQQKLHEMQGDKAMIKEEVDAEDIADVVSRWTGIPVSKMLQSEKDKLLHLEAELHKRVVGQDEGIEAVADAVRRSRAGLQDPKRPIGSFLFLGTTGVGKTELAKALAEFLFDDETMMTRIDMSEYQEKHSVSRLVGAPPGYVGYDEGGQLTEAVRRKPYSVVLFDEIEKAHPDVFNILLQVLDDGRLTDNKGRTVNFKNTIIIMTSNMGSAYIQSQMEKLNNANKEEVIEETKKEVMNMLKKTIRPEFLNRIDETIMFLPLTEKEIKQIVTLQIESVQKMLSNNGVGLILTDGAIDFLADTGYDPEFGARPVKRAIQHYLLNDLSKKLLAQEVDRSKPIMVDVNKLKTGLEFRN; this is translated from the coding sequence ATGAATTTCAACAATTTTACCATTAAAGCACAAGAAGCTATGCAAGAAGCCGTGAATCTGGTACAAAACCGGAAACAGCAGGCCATTGAGCCGGTACATTTGCTTCAGAGTGTGATGAAAGTAGGCGAAAATGTAACCAATTTCATCTTCCAGAAATTAGGTTTGAATGGACAACAGATTGCGCTCGTTGCCGACAAACAGATTGATTCCTTACCCAAAGTGTCGGGTGGAGAGCCATACTTGAGCCGTGAAGCTAACGAAGTGTTACAAAAAGCTGTGCAATACTCAAAGGAAATGGGAGACGAATTCGTTTCTCTGGAACCGGTGTTGCTGGCATTACTCAACGTAAAAAGTACCGCTTCTGCCATCTTGAAAGATGCCGGAATGACGGAGAAAGAATTGCGTGCAGCCATTAATGAATTGAGGAAAGGGGAAAAAGTGACCTCGCCATCCAGTGAAGAGACCTATCAATCGTTGGAAAAATATGCTCTTAACCTGAATGAGGCGGCACGTAGCGGCAAGCTGGATCCTGTGATTGGCCGTGACGAAGAAATTCGTCGTGTACTGCAAATTCTGAGTCGACGTACCAAGAACAACCCTATTCTTATCGGAGAACCGGGTACGGGTAAAACTGCTATTGTAGAAGGGCTTGCCCATCGTATCCTGCGTGGCGACGTACCCGAAAACTTGAAAAACAAACAAGTTTATTCATTGGATATGGGGGCATTGGTTGCCGGTGCCAAGTATAAGGGAGAGTTTGAAGAACGACTGAAAGCCGTCGTCAACGAAGTGAAAAAATCAGAAGGGAATATCATCCTCTTTATTGATGAAATCCATACGTTGGTAGGTGCCGGAAAGAGTGAAGGAGCCATGGATGCTGCTAATATATTGAAGCCAGCGTTGGCTCGTGGTGAACTGAGAAGCATCGGGGCTACTACCCTTGATGAGTATCAGAAATATTTTGAAAAAGACAAGGCGCTGGAACGGCGTTTTCAAATTGTAATGGTGAACGAGCCGGACACACTCAGCACTATTTCCATTTTGCGTGGCTTGAAAGAGCGTTATGAGAATCATCATCATGTACGAATCAAGGATGATGCCATCATTGCGGCTGTAGAACTAAGCAATCGTTATATTACCGATCGTTTTCTGCCGGACAAGGCCATTGACCTGATGGATGAAGCCGCCGCCAAACTGCGCATGGAGGTCGATTCCGTTCCGGAAGAGCTGGATGAGATTACACGTAAAATCAAACAATTGGAAATTGAACGTGAAGCCATTAAACGCGAGAACGACAAGCCTAAGCTGGAACAAATCGGTAAGGAGCTTGCCGAACTGAAGGAACAGGAAAACTCTTACAAAGCTAAATGGCAGAATGAAAAAACGCTGGTCAACAAAATTCAGCAAAATAAAGTAGAGATTGAGAACCTGAAGTTTGAAGCTGACAAAGCGGAACGGGAAGGTGATTATGGAAAAGTCGCTGAAATTCGTTATGGCAAACTGCAATCGCTGAACAAAGAAATCGAGGAGACGCAACAGAAGTTGCACGAAATGCAAGGAGATAAAGCGATGATTAAAGAGGAAGTGGATGCAGAAGATATTGCCGACGTGGTGTCGCGCTGGACAGGCATTCCGGTGAGCAAGATGCTGCAAAGCGAAAAAGACAAACTGTTGCATCTGGAGGCAGAGTTGCATAAACGGGTTGTCGGGCAAGATGAAGGCATTGAAGCCGTGGCCGATGCTGTGCGTCGCAGTCGTGCAGGGTTGCAAGACCCCAAACGCCCTATCGGTTCATTCCTATTCTTAGGTACCACAGGAGTCGGTAAGACCGAATTGGCAAAGGCTTTGGCCGAGTTCTTGTTCGATGACGAAACCATGATGACACGTATTGACATGAGTGAGTATCAGGAAAAGCACAGTGTTTCTCGTTTGGTTGGAGCACCTCCGGGATATGTAGGTTATGATGAAGGCGGACAGTTGACTGAAGCCGTAAGGCGCAAGCCATATTCTGTGGTACTGTTCGATGAAATAGAAAAAGCACATCCGGACGTATTCAATATCCTGCTGCAAGTGCTTGATGACGGGCGTCTGACCGATAATAAAGGACGTACCGTGAATTTCAAGAATACGATTATCATCATGACTTCCAATATGGGCAGCGCTTATATTCAAAGTCAGATGGAAAAGCTTAACAACGCCAACAAGGAGGAAGTGATTGAGGAAACTAAGAAGGAAGTGATGAACATGCTGAAGAAGACCATTCGTCCTGAATTCCTGAATCGTATTGATGAAACAATCATGTTTCTGCCTCTGACAGAGAAGGAAATTAAACAAATTGTCACTCTTCAAATTGAAAGTGTACAGAAGATGCTTTCCAACAACGGCGTTGGGTTGATATTGACAGATGGCGCTATCGATTTTCTTGCCGACACCGGCTATGACCCTGAATTTGGTGCCCGTCCGGTGAAACGTGCTATCCAGCATTACTTGCTGAATGATTTGTCGAAGAAACTACTGGCTCAGGAAGTGGATCGTAGTAAACCGATTATGGTAGATGTCAATAAGCTGAAAACCGGCTTGGAATTCAGAAACTGA
- a CDS encoding DUF6621 family protein has translation MEIRLERKLAHVDLPAWLSYLALDSGLREKNNKVEVILVHDQLALTLNSCEPSDLKSLENMACRTPLGEFLFSSVSSSGLVPTENLYIDLMNLALVSADVKCLMLLPFHPAYGEKVEDALCNFFKNKNEEECNKAVYFTVGEPLHSVYCRCERIFYSLAHALGINSDDL, from the coding sequence TTGGAGATAAGATTGGAACGTAAATTAGCTCATGTTGATTTACCGGCATGGCTAAGCTATTTGGCATTGGATTCCGGACTGAGGGAGAAAAACAATAAAGTGGAAGTGATATTAGTGCACGACCAGTTGGCACTGACATTAAACAGTTGTGAGCCGTCTGACTTGAAGAGTTTGGAGAATATGGCTTGCCGTACGCCACTTGGTGAATTTTTATTCTCTTCCGTTTCTTCTTCAGGACTTGTTCCCACTGAAAATTTGTATATTGATTTGATGAATCTGGCACTCGTCTCTGCTGATGTGAAATGTCTGATGCTACTGCCATTCCATCCGGCATATGGCGAAAAAGTGGAAGATGCATTATGTAATTTCTTTAAGAACAAGAATGAAGAAGAGTGCAATAAAGCCGTATATTTCACCGTGGGAGAACCTCTGCACTCAGTCTATTGCCGGTGCGAACGGATATTCTATTCTTTGGCACACGCCCTCGGCATTAATTCTGATGACCTATAA
- a CDS encoding YeiH family protein: protein MFSRENRNNTMHGILLIALFSFSAFYIAEIPLVKSLSFSPLIVGIILGMAYANSLRNHMPATWVPGIKFCSKRILRIGIVLYGFRLTLTQVAEVGLPAVAIDAIIVTGTIFIGIGLGKLLKIDKDTSLITSTGSAICGAAAVLAAEPVVKCEGHKTAIAVSTVVIFGTISMFLYPIMYRTGLLDALNNIEVAIYTGSTLHEVAHVAGAGNAMDPTDALGIAGTATITKMIRVMMLAPALVIMSFALSRRKKAGADGNVAKRKIMIPWFAFGFIGIICLNSFLQYLCGAETIKDIPFNGAIEYIDTFMLTMAMTALGTETGIDKFKQAGAKPFILAFCLYIWLVVGGYLQAKYLVPVLTY from the coding sequence ATGTTCAGTCGCGAAAACAGAAACAATACAATGCATGGCATTTTATTGATTGCTCTATTCTCTTTTTCGGCTTTTTATATTGCCGAAATTCCTTTAGTGAAAAGTCTCTCTTTCAGTCCTCTCATTGTGGGTATCATTTTGGGAATGGCCTATGCCAACAGTTTGCGAAACCACATGCCGGCAACCTGGGTACCCGGCATTAAGTTCTGCTCTAAGAGAATTCTGCGTATAGGTATCGTATTATATGGTTTCCGTTTAACTTTGACACAAGTAGCGGAAGTCGGATTACCGGCAGTGGCAATTGACGCCATTATTGTAACAGGGACTATTTTTATTGGCATTGGCTTGGGAAAACTTCTGAAAATAGACAAAGATACCTCACTGATTACTTCTACGGGCAGTGCCATTTGCGGAGCGGCTGCCGTATTGGCTGCCGAACCGGTCGTTAAATGTGAAGGACATAAAACGGCCATTGCTGTATCCACTGTGGTTATTTTCGGTACAATATCCATGTTCCTTTATCCGATAATGTATCGCACAGGCTTGTTGGATGCATTGAACAATATAGAAGTTGCCATCTATACAGGAAGTACTTTACACGAAGTGGCGCATGTGGCGGGTGCCGGAAATGCAATGGATCCCACAGATGCTCTTGGCATTGCCGGAACAGCGACCATTACGAAAATGATTCGTGTGATGATGTTAGCTCCGGCATTGGTAATCATGAGTTTTGCCTTATCAAGGCGTAAGAAGGCTGGTGCTGACGGCAATGTTGCAAAGAGAAAAATCATGATCCCTTGGTTTGCGTTTGGCTTTATCGGAATAATCTGTCTGAACTCTTTTTTACAGTATCTCTGTGGAGCGGAGACTATTAAAGATATTCCTTTTAATGGAGCTATCGAATATATTGATACTTTTATGCTGACAATGGCAATGACAGCATTGGGGACTGAAACCGGTATTGATAAATTTAAGCAAGCAGGAGCGAAGCCTTTTATTCTGGCTTTCTGTCTCTATATATGGTTAGTAGTCGGCGGTTATCTACAAGCAAAATATCTGGTTCCGGTGTTAACATATTGA
- a CDS encoding NigD1/NigD2 family lipoprotein: MKQQKRKIIVTWILGVLFISIFHSCMNDSDMNGPYDSDGSSLFAIGTVRVIEGKEYYFALDEGSKLYPGDTTSIHNYAIVDGQRAFVNFSKLNETIKGYHYNGKIHRIENILTKDIYFMPAAKADSIGDDRINITDLWIAANYLNIKYQFYRSNDHADKHMLNLIVNEAATNEKNKSNYVNVEFRHNAYNAAQQVVTNGLVSFKLDKISGLLKGKKGLNIRINSLYDGEGFRTIDY; the protein is encoded by the coding sequence ATGAAGCAGCAGAAGAGGAAAATAATTGTGACATGGATATTGGGGGTGCTTTTTATCTCTATATTTCATTCTTGTATGAATGATTCGGATATGAACGGTCCATACGATAGCGATGGTAGCTCTTTATTTGCCATCGGTACCGTGAGAGTTATTGAAGGAAAAGAATACTATTTTGCATTGGACGAAGGAAGTAAACTCTATCCGGGAGATACGACCTCTATTCATAACTATGCCATAGTGGACGGACAGCGTGCTTTTGTTAACTTCAGTAAGTTGAATGAAACAATAAAAGGATATCACTACAATGGCAAGATACATCGCATTGAGAATATCCTGACCAAGGATATTTATTTCATGCCTGCCGCAAAAGCAGATAGCATCGGCGATGATCGTATCAATATCACAGACTTGTGGATTGCGGCGAATTATTTAAACATCAAATATCAGTTTTATCGTAGCAATGATCATGCGGATAAGCACATGCTGAACCTCATTGTCAACGAAGCTGCTACCAATGAAAAAAATAAATCGAATTACGTCAATGTTGAATTTCGCCACAATGCATACAACGCTGCTCAACAGGTTGTGACCAATGGATTGGTCTCTTTCAAATTAGATAAAATATCCGGTTTGCTGAAAGGTAAGAAAGGACTGAATATCCGTATAAATAGTCTATATGATGGTGAAGGCTTCAGAACTATAGACTATTAA
- a CDS encoding RNA polymerase sigma factor, whose protein sequence is MEEKELAERCRLGESVARKELYELFAGRMLGICLRYTGDRETARDLMHDGFLKIFNSFDKFTWRGQGSLRAWMERIMINTVLQYLRKNDVMNQASTLENVTEIYEEPESSSIDIIPQKVLMQFISELPTGYRTVFNLFIFEELSHKEIARLLGINEKSSASQLTRAKASLATKIREWVKNNE, encoded by the coding sequence ATGGAAGAAAAAGAACTGGCAGAACGGTGTAGGCTGGGAGAGAGTGTTGCCCGCAAAGAACTCTATGAGTTGTTTGCGGGGCGTATGCTCGGTATATGTCTCCGTTATACAGGCGACCGAGAGACTGCCAGGGATTTGATGCATGACGGCTTTCTGAAAATCTTCAACTCTTTTGACAAATTCACGTGGAGAGGACAAGGTTCTCTGAGAGCATGGATGGAGCGTATTATGATAAATACGGTATTACAATATCTAAGAAAAAACGATGTGATGAATCAAGCCTCGACTTTGGAAAATGTCACGGAGATTTACGAAGAACCGGAGAGTTCATCAATAGACATCATTCCTCAGAAAGTGCTGATGCAATTTATCAGTGAACTACCTACAGGCTATCGTACCGTATTTAATCTATTCATTTTTGAAGAATTGTCTCATAAGGAGATAGCCCGGCTTTTGGGAATTAATGAAAAATCCTCCGCTTCACAGTTGACTCGCGCCAAAGCATCTCTGGCAACCAAGATACGCGAATGGGTAAAAAACAACGAATAA
- a CDS encoding outer membrane beta-barrel protein, whose translation MEDDLWIKKIKDRLDDYSEPLPSSGWEQLEKELSACSNSSMKKTKNRFLFHRWGMAVAATFLLTISSISLWLLKSSVGEELRNTSVPALAFTPDFLPNQTEPATQISPSTPAYQINKGSMTVGETKQSPLLAQQIMISADSEEKKEETVSFEINNENINDRQVPESTIKEEKVNRYHPSGKDKIHLQANKQSASGRNNKRWAVGLSIGNIGGSSPNNSTADRGYMQMSPGNVINMDRMDLSFTASNVIAIPKGQDLIFKDGMPYLQRNVKSIASIEHKQPLSFGISVRKELNNGFSIESGVTYTYLASDITFEGSLDKLSRKLHYIGIPIRANWNFIDEKRFTTYISAGGNVEKCVYGKIGSEKETVKSLQLSVTASVGAQYNVNKRIGLYVEPGISYFFDDGSMIQTIRKENPCNFTLQAGIRLTY comes from the coding sequence ATGGAAGATGATTTATGGATAAAAAAAATAAAAGACAGGCTGGACGATTATTCCGAACCATTGCCTTCTTCCGGATGGGAACAGCTGGAAAAAGAATTATCTGCCTGTAGCAACTCATCAATGAAAAAAACTAAGAATAGGTTTCTTTTCCACCGTTGGGGCATGGCGGTTGCGGCTACATTTCTGCTGACGATTTCTTCTATCAGCTTATGGCTACTGAAAAGTTCAGTGGGAGAGGAGTTGCGCAACACTTCAGTACCAGCTTTAGCCTTCACACCTGATTTCTTGCCCAACCAAACAGAACCTGCAACACAAATCAGCCCTTCAACACCTGCTTATCAGATAAATAAAGGTTCTATGACAGTAGGTGAAACAAAGCAATCGCCTTTATTGGCACAACAAATAATGATTTCGGCAGATAGTGAAGAAAAAAAAGAAGAAACTGTATCTTTTGAAATAAATAACGAAAACATAAACGATAGGCAAGTGCCCGAATCGACGATAAAAGAAGAAAAAGTGAATCGCTATCATCCGTCAGGGAAAGATAAGATACATCTTCAAGCCAATAAACAGTCCGCATCCGGCAGAAACAATAAAAGATGGGCAGTAGGATTATCTATCGGTAATATCGGCGGGAGCTCTCCAAACAATTCGACAGCTGACAGAGGTTACATGCAGATGAGTCCCGGCAATGTCATCAATATGGACAGAATGGATCTATCATTTACAGCCAGTAATGTGATCGCTATCCCCAAAGGACAAGATCTTATATTTAAGGACGGAATGCCTTACTTGCAGCGCAATGTAAAAAGTATTGCTTCCATCGAACACAAACAACCGTTAAGTTTTGGCATTTCCGTCAGGAAAGAACTTAATAATGGCTTTTCGATAGAAAGCGGTGTAACTTATACGTATCTTGCTTCCGACATTACCTTTGAGGGAAGTTTGGATAAATTGAGTCGGAAACTGCACTATATTGGCATCCCGATACGAGCCAACTGGAACTTTATTGATGAGAAGCGTTTCACAACATATATTTCAGCCGGTGGAAATGTAGAAAAGTGTGTTTATGGCAAGATTGGAAGTGAAAAAGAAACGGTAAAGTCCTTACAACTATCTGTGACAGCTTCCGTGGGAGCGCAATACAATGTAAACAAAAGAATAGGTTTGTATGTGGAACCGGGAATATCTTATTTTTTCGATGATGGATCTATGATACAAACCATAAGGAAAGAAAACCCCTGCAACTTTACATTACAAGCAGGAATCCGTCTGACTTATTAA
- a CDS encoding type I restriction enzyme HsdR N-terminal domain-containing protein produces the protein MTVLNLPPFDVKIAVQDGKNTVFDVIRRRYVALTPEEWVRQHFVHFLLEHKGYPQALMANEVQVQLNGTKKRCDTVLYRRDLTARMIVEYKAPDIAITQRVFDQITRYNMVLKVDYLIVTNGLQHYCCRMDYERGSYHFLQDVPDYQSL, from the coding sequence ATGACAGTACTGAATTTGCCTCCTTTTGATGTAAAAATAGCCGTTCAAGATGGAAAGAATACGGTTTTTGATGTGATACGCCGCCGGTATGTTGCTTTAACTCCCGAAGAATGGGTGCGCCAACATTTTGTCCATTTTTTGTTGGAGCATAAGGGATATCCGCAGGCGCTTATGGCAAACGAGGTGCAGGTGCAATTGAATGGAACGAAAAAACGCTGTGACACTGTGCTTTATAGAAGAGACCTCACAGCACGTATGATTGTAGAATATAAAGCTCCTGACATTGCCATTACACAGAGAGTGTTTGACCAGATTACACGATACAATATGGTATTGAAAGTTGATTACCTGATAGTGACGAATGGGCTTCAGCACTATTGTTGTCGTATGGATTATGAACGTGGTAGTTACCACTTCCTGCAAGACGTCCCCGATTATCAATCACTATGA